One stretch of Rosistilla oblonga DNA includes these proteins:
- a CDS encoding alanine/glycine:cation symporter family protein, translated as MSLTYSRLRLPITTLLLMLCFTGMVIGQDDLPADPAAATATEVDAEASAAEPATDPPVSKKAAWVVTIDTWFGEHLVGPLATLFFYDFGTGVPFVVAWLLVAGIFLTLRMMFINIRGFWHAIRLTRGDYDDPADVGEVSHFQALATALSATVGLGNIGGVAVAIGLGGPGAAFWIFIVGFLGMSTKFAECTLGQLYRTNDSDGHTLGGPMRYLKAGLAEMRLGWLGMLLSTIFAILCIGASFGGGNAYQVSQSLSAVKTDVVFLQSYPWVYGLVMAMAVGVVIIGGIQSIGRVASKIVPLMCFAYFAAALWILFQNVSALPDAFALIVSSAFEPYAPLAGGAMGVLVIGIQRAAFSNEAGVGSAAIAHSAAKTNEPVSEGIVALLEPFIDTMVVCMVTALVLVVSGTYNPRIQDPDSPDRFAFVETHSPETVVASVLGSVDPDQPLDEQVDAARAKLAHMVEHKEGAGMTLVAFRSSGFHWFGYILFAAVVLFAFSTCISWSYYGERCWVGLFGTRSSVIYKLLFVSFTFLGSIVTATNILEFSDLMILGMSLPNLLGVFLLSGVVKRALDKYWQKYRCGSLERIL; from the coding sequence ATGTCGCTCACCTATTCTCGCTTACGACTGCCGATCACGACTCTATTGCTAATGCTCTGTTTCACCGGGATGGTGATCGGGCAAGACGATCTCCCTGCGGATCCTGCCGCCGCAACCGCAACGGAGGTCGACGCCGAGGCAAGCGCCGCTGAACCGGCCACCGATCCGCCTGTAAGCAAGAAAGCGGCCTGGGTGGTCACCATCGACACCTGGTTCGGTGAGCATCTAGTCGGCCCGTTGGCGACGTTGTTCTTCTACGACTTTGGAACGGGAGTTCCCTTTGTCGTCGCTTGGCTGTTGGTCGCGGGAATCTTCCTGACGCTCCGCATGATGTTCATCAACATCCGCGGATTCTGGCACGCGATTCGGCTGACACGCGGCGATTACGACGATCCCGCCGACGTCGGCGAGGTCTCGCATTTCCAGGCGCTTGCGACGGCGTTAAGCGCGACGGTCGGCCTGGGGAACATCGGCGGCGTCGCTGTCGCGATCGGGCTGGGTGGCCCCGGAGCGGCGTTCTGGATCTTTATCGTCGGTTTTCTGGGAATGAGCACGAAGTTCGCCGAGTGCACGTTGGGCCAGCTGTACCGTACGAACGACTCCGACGGACATACGCTAGGCGGCCCGATGCGTTACCTGAAAGCTGGCTTGGCAGAAATGCGGCTCGGCTGGCTGGGGATGCTTTTGAGCACGATCTTCGCGATCCTCTGCATCGGCGCCAGCTTCGGCGGCGGCAACGCCTACCAAGTCAGCCAGTCGTTGTCGGCGGTCAAAACGGATGTCGTCTTTTTGCAGAGCTATCCCTGGGTCTACGGCTTGGTGATGGCAATGGCTGTTGGTGTGGTAATCATCGGCGGCATCCAATCGATCGGCCGCGTGGCATCGAAGATCGTCCCCTTGATGTGTTTCGCCTATTTCGCGGCGGCACTGTGGATCCTGTTCCAAAACGTTTCGGCGCTCCCCGATGCATTTGCATTGATCGTATCGAGCGCGTTTGAACCCTACGCGCCGCTGGCGGGCGGAGCGATGGGAGTGTTGGTGATTGGGATCCAACGCGCGGCCTTCAGCAACGAGGCGGGCGTTGGTTCGGCGGCGATCGCTCACTCCGCCGCCAAGACCAACGAACCTGTCAGCGAAGGAATCGTGGCGTTGTTGGAACCCTTCATCGATACGATGGTCGTCTGCATGGTGACAGCATTAGTCTTGGTCGTCAGCGGAACTTATAACCCACGCATTCAAGACCCGGATTCGCCCGATAGGTTCGCGTTTGTCGAAACCCATTCCCCCGAAACCGTCGTCGCTTCGGTTTTGGGATCGGTCGATCCCGACCAACCGCTCGACGAGCAAGTCGACGCCGCACGGGCAAAACTGGCGCATATGGTCGAGCACAAAGAAGGGGCCGGGATGACCTTGGTCGCCTTCCGCAGCAGCGGATTCCATTGGTTCGGCTACATCCTGTTTGCCGCAGTCGTGCTGTTCGCCTTCTCGACCTGCATCTCGTGGTCGTATTACGGCGAGCGATGTTGGGTCGGACTGTTTGGGACGCGATCGTCGGTCATCTACAAACTGCTGTTCGTCTCCTTCACCTTCCTCGGATCGATCGTCACGGCGACCAACATCCTGGAATTCAGCGATCTAATGATCCTTGGCATGTCGCTGCCGAACCTGTTGGGCGTCTTCCTGCTCAGCGGTGTCGTTAAGCGTGCTCTCGATAAGTACTGGCAGAAGTATCGCTGCGGATCGCTGGAAAGGATCCTCTAA
- a CDS encoding response regulator encodes MIDSTGGDSDPNPQTVPTILIADDDRELVAALSRRIMHLGFRVTIAHDAISALVLIKRDRPDMIVLDIHMPAGNGMCVLEMIRSEWTWSDIPVVIVSGGATPSMIQRVRDDNAHFVPKSTGMWPSLQRHITQTLTPFCIGT; translated from the coding sequence ATGATCGATAGCACTGGCGGGGATTCCGATCCCAATCCGCAAACCGTGCCGACGATTCTGATCGCCGATGACGACCGCGAGCTGGTCGCCGCATTGTCGCGGCGGATCATGCATCTTGGCTTCCGCGTAACGATCGCTCACGATGCGATCTCGGCACTGGTGCTGATCAAACGCGATCGCCCCGACATGATCGTTCTCGATATCCATATGCCCGCGGGCAACGGCATGTGCGTGCTAGAAATGATCCGCAGCGAATGGACTTGGTCGGACATTCCGGTGGTGATCGTCAGCGGCGGCGCAACGCCTTCGATGATCCAACGGGTCCGCGACGACAACGCCCACTTTGTCCCCAAATCGACCGGAATGTGGCCCAGCCTGCAACGCCACATCACCCAAACGCTGACTCCCTTCTGCATCGGGACCTAG
- a CDS encoding TadE/TadG family type IV pilus assembly protein, giving the protein MKNRNQEFRRQSRSTDRQLPFTSRAGAYVVECAVILPILLMLILGSIEFVRISNIRHALDSASYEACRRVIVPGASTAEATERANEILNRYGLSVAKIQVTPNQILESTPEVTVAITAAASENAWYLTKYTGGSALSAETSLLTERAATVLASAIATPPPPPKPTPTPTPTPEPEPEPEPEPEPEPEPEPEPEPEPEPEPEPEPEPEPEPEPEPEPEPEPEPEPEPEPEPEPEPEPEPEPDPTPPPPPKPKL; this is encoded by the coding sequence ATGAAGAATAGAAACCAAGAGTTCCGGCGGCAAAGCAGATCGACTGATCGCCAGCTGCCGTTCACTAGCCGCGCCGGCGCGTACGTTGTCGAATGCGCGGTGATCTTGCCGATCCTGTTGATGCTGATCTTAGGCTCGATCGAATTTGTGCGGATCTCGAACATCCGCCACGCCCTCGATTCGGCTTCTTATGAAGCGTGCCGGAGAGTGATCGTGCCAGGGGCGTCGACGGCGGAAGCAACGGAGCGAGCGAACGAGATCTTGAATCGCTACGGGCTGTCGGTTGCGAAGATTCAAGTCACCCCGAATCAGATTCTCGAGAGCACTCCGGAGGTCACTGTCGCGATCACCGCAGCGGCCTCGGAGAACGCATGGTATCTGACCAAATATACCGGCGGCAGCGCGCTTTCGGCTGAGACCTCGCTGTTGACCGAACGGGCGGCAACCGTTCTCGCGTCGGCGATCGCAACTCCGCCACCGCCCCCCAAGCCAACCCCAACACCGACTCCCACCCCGGAACCGGAGCCTGAGCCGGAACCAGAACCCGAGCCGGAACCCGAGCCGGAACCCGAGCCGGAGCCTGAGCCTGAGCCTGAGCCTGAGCCTGAGCCTGAGCCTGAGCCTGAGCCTGAGCCTGAGCCTGAGCCGGAACCTGAGCCGGAACCCGAGCCGGAACCCGAGCCGGAACCCGAGCCGGAACCCGAGCCGGAACCTGAGCCAGATCCCACGCCTCCACCACCCCCCAAACCGAAGCTCTAG
- a CDS encoding vWA domain-containing protein, with protein sequence MQLTRAAGLRRRGSVLVLMSIVLPMMFILAAFAINTASIELRRTELAIVSDVAARAGGRELTMSQSEEAARQRAKQLALRNKVGNMPLTLQDSDIEFGTATRYGTARYDFILGTASPNSVRIFARRNGKSADGPISLPMPGILGRNTIETEQHAISTQVQVDIALVIDRSGSMAYASDEPAVYPPAPSSAPVDWDFCHPAPPNSRWRDMVAAVDVFAKEITNSPTDERVAVVTYNESADLDQPLTADFTKIGSTLDVYTQSLCAGGTNIGGGIVKGVDALVNRIEARNGASKVIVVLTDGIHNEGTNPVYAAKQASKWGAMIFSVTFSDEADQNRMKQVAEKGYGKHFHAQNGDELKVVFSEIAKRMPTLLTK encoded by the coding sequence TTGCAGCTCACGAGAGCGGCCGGTTTGCGGCGTCGAGGGAGCGTGTTGGTGTTGATGAGCATCGTGTTGCCGATGATGTTCATCCTCGCCGCGTTTGCGATCAACACCGCCAGCATCGAACTGCGGCGCACCGAACTCGCAATCGTCAGCGATGTTGCCGCCCGAGCTGGTGGCCGCGAGTTGACGATGTCGCAGAGCGAAGAGGCGGCGCGGCAGCGAGCGAAACAGTTGGCGCTGCGGAACAAAGTCGGCAACATGCCGTTGACTCTGCAGGACAGCGACATCGAATTTGGCACCGCCACGCGGTATGGAACCGCTCGTTATGATTTCATCCTCGGGACCGCGAGTCCCAATTCGGTACGGATCTTTGCGCGACGCAACGGCAAGTCGGCCGACGGTCCGATCTCGTTGCCAATGCCTGGAATCTTGGGACGCAACACGATCGAAACCGAACAGCACGCGATCTCGACTCAGGTCCAGGTCGACATCGCGTTGGTGATCGATCGATCCGGTTCGATGGCCTACGCATCGGACGAACCCGCGGTCTATCCTCCCGCTCCGAGTTCGGCTCCCGTCGACTGGGACTTCTGCCACCCCGCCCCGCCCAACTCGCGATGGCGCGACATGGTGGCGGCAGTCGACGTGTTTGCGAAAGAGATCACCAACTCACCTACCGACGAACGAGTCGCCGTCGTCACCTACAACGAATCGGCTGACCTCGACCAGCCGCTGACCGCCGACTTTACGAAGATCGGCAGCACCCTGGACGTCTACACTCAATCGCTGTGCGCCGGCGGGACAAATATCGGTGGCGGGATCGTCAAAGGAGTCGACGCGTTGGTCAACCGGATCGAAGCTCGCAACGGTGCCAGCAAAGTGATCGTCGTCTTGACCGATGGGATCCACAACGAAGGAACCAATCCTGTTTACGCCGCCAAGCAGGCGAGCAAGTGGGGAGCGATGATCTTCAGCGTGACCTTCTCCGACGAAGCCGACCAGAACCGCATGAAACAGGTTGCCGAAAAGGGATACGGCAAACACTTTCATGCTCAGAACGGTGACGAATTAAAAGTCGTCTTTTCCGAGATTGCGAAACGCATGCCGACGCTTCTGACAAAATAA
- the dusB gene encoding tRNA dihydrouridine synthase DusB: MTSTPPPLWIGSIKVDPPILQAPMAGFTNYAFRQIVREYGGVGLHATEMVNARGFVWLDENEAEHPDRLWGVREEARPLAVQIWDNQPDVMAKVGKRLVDDYQVSVVDINFGCPVKQVTEKAHSGSYLLKHPKTMYEIISRLVEACAPTPVTAKIRLGCTRNNVNCDDVAKVVEEAGAAALTVHGRTAQDFFSGNADWDRIAEIKQHLRSIPLIGNGDLDSADKVVAAFENYGVDGVMIARASLGRPWLFAQAHAALRGEPIPAEPTLELQRQCMLRHYDMIVERFGEAKGTVLMRKFACCYAQGKFGARHFRTHVARVSSASEFYRVVEEYFPRDLDAIEAAAQ; this comes from the coding sequence ATGACATCGACTCCCCCACCTCTTTGGATCGGTTCTATCAAAGTCGATCCGCCGATTCTTCAGGCGCCGATGGCTGGGTTCACGAACTACGCGTTCCGGCAGATCGTCCGCGAATATGGCGGCGTCGGTTTGCACGCGACCGAGATGGTCAACGCCCGCGGTTTTGTCTGGCTCGATGAAAACGAAGCCGAACATCCCGATCGACTGTGGGGCGTCCGCGAGGAAGCTCGCCCGCTGGCGGTTCAGATCTGGGACAACCAGCCCGACGTGATGGCGAAGGTCGGCAAGCGGTTGGTCGACGATTACCAAGTCAGCGTCGTCGACATCAACTTCGGTTGCCCCGTGAAACAGGTGACCGAAAAAGCGCACAGCGGCAGCTATCTGCTGAAACATCCCAAGACGATGTACGAGATCATCAGCCGGTTGGTCGAGGCGTGCGCGCCGACCCCAGTGACCGCTAAGATTCGGCTGGGCTGCACGCGGAACAACGTCAATTGCGACGATGTTGCCAAGGTGGTCGAAGAGGCGGGAGCGGCGGCGCTGACGGTTCACGGCCGCACCGCTCAGGATTTCTTCAGCGGCAACGCCGACTGGGACCGGATCGCGGAGATCAAACAACATCTGCGTTCGATCCCGTTGATCGGCAACGGCGATCTCGACAGCGCCGACAAAGTTGTCGCGGCGTTTGAGAACTATGGAGTCGACGGCGTGATGATCGCCCGGGCTTCGCTGGGCCGACCGTGGTTGTTCGCTCAAGCTCACGCGGCGCTCCGCGGCGAACCGATTCCTGCCGAACCGACGTTGGAATTGCAGCGGCAATGCATGCTGCGTCACTACGACATGATCGTCGAGCGGTTTGGTGAAGCGAAGGGAACCGTCTTGATGCGCAAGTTTGCTTGCTGTTACGCACAAGGCAAGTTTGGGGCCCGGCACTTCCGAACCCATGTCGCTCGCGTCTCGAGCGCAAGCGAATTCTACCGCGTCGTCGAGGAATATTTCCCTCGCGATCTCGACGCCATCGAAGCAGCAGCTCAATAG